The genome window CTCGAAAAGGAAGTTCCCATGGAAAAACTTGAAGAGGCAGTAAAAAAAGCAGGGTATGAAGTTTCGTATGAACCACCTGAGGATCTTGATCGACGCCGGTATGAAGAGGCGAAAAGAAACCTTGTTATAAGTTGGGGTATAACTCTTCCTCTCATGGTTTTAATGTTTATGCATATGACAGGTTTTCATATGCCGTGGTTTCCTTTGATGGAATTTATTGGTGGGGCTGTCGTTCTTTTCGGTGCTGGGCGCGCCTCCATGAAAGGGGCCTGGATAGCTCTCTCACATTTACATGCCAATATGGATGTTCTTGTCTCTCTTGGAGCTCTTGCTGCGTGGCTTACTTCATTACTTGTTCTTGCAGGAGTAAAAGTTGCATCATTCGGTGCTATCGGCGCCATGATTATTGCCCTTCACGTAACAGGACGTTTTATAGAATCTCATTTACGAGATAGAGCTTCAAAAGAAATAAAATCTCTTTTGGAAATTCAGGCACGGGAAGCTCGTATTTTAGATGAGTCGGGAAAAGAAATATCAGTTCCCATCGAAGCTGTTAAAGAAGATTTTACCCTCATAATTCGTCCAGGAGAAAGAATTCCAGCGGATGGAATGATTATTGAAGGGGCAACTTCAGTGGATGAATCTATGATTACAGGGGAATCAATACCTGTTCACAAAGAAGTAGAAGGAGAAGTAACAGGAGGTTCCTTAAATCTCACCGGTTCAATAAAAGTTAAGGCGACAAAAGTTGGAGAAGATAGCTTTTTATCTCAAATGATTGCCTTGATTCAGGAAGCACAAGGGGCCAAAATCCCTATTCAAGCTTTTGCTGACAGGGTGACAAATTACTTTGTTCCAGCTGTTGCGACTTTTGCTCTTATAAGCGGTTTTTTCTGGTATTTTGGCATTGATCGTTTTTCTTTTATTCTTGACGCGGCTTCGCATTATCTACCGTGGGTCACCTCTGTTCGTGAGCCGCTATCAATTGCTATTTTTGGTTTCATATCGACACTGGTTATTGCTTGTCCCTGCGCTTTGGGGTTGGCTACCCCGATGGCTCTCATTACAGGGACTGGCGCAGCTTCCAAAAAAGGACTTGTCATTAGAAATGCAGAGGCAATACAGACAGCTAAAGAAGTGGGCGTTGTTTTGATGGATAAAACGGGCACAATTACTCAAGGGAGTCCAAGTGTTGTCGAAACGAATCTTTCCAATGGCGATCTTGAAGCAGTAGCTGCCCTTGAAAAACATTCTATACATCCTTTAGCGAAAGCGGTAGCGGCTGTAACTGAAACAACACTTGAACCCCGCTCTATGGAAGAGATTACAGGAGAGGGTGTTAAAGGAGTTATTCGCGAAGATTCATATTTTATAGGGAAACCCCAAGATTCATCAAAATATAAAGAACAGCTTTCTTTAGGGCGAACGGTAGTTGAAGTTCGCAAGAATAATGTTGTTGTCGGGTTTATAGCTATTGAGGACCCACTAAGAAATGATGCTATAAGAGCTGTGGAAAGACTTAAAGAGCTCGGAATTACTCCAGTTATGGTGACAGGAGATAATGAACGAACAGCTCGAGCTGTGGCGAAACGAGTGGGAATTGAAAGTGTTTACGCTGGAGTTCGCCCAGATGAAAAGCTGAGTATCCTCAGAGATTTTCAGACAAGCGGAAAAAAGGTACTTATGGTAGGAGACGGGATGAATGATGCGGCTGCATTGAAAGGTGCAGACATCGGTGTAGCCATTGGCTCTGGAACAGATCTTGCTATCGATAGTGCAGATATTGTTGTTGTGCGTGGCGGGATTTCTTCTATTGCGGACGCAGTGGATATTTCTAGGCAGACCTTTACCGTCATTCGTCAGAATCTATTTTGGGCTTTTGCTTATAACGTTATTGCTATTCCTCTTGCTATGGGGGCGTTACTTCACCCGGCCATTGCAGAAACGGCGATGGCTTTCAGCTCTATTTCAGTTATATTAAACTCTATGAGGATACGAGTGTCTAAATAACAATTCTTTTACGATAAAATAGTTATACAAGAGATTCTGATCTTGTCTTTTCGGCATAAAAAAAGCTGCTCCCTTTTGGGGTGCAGCTTTTTTATTGTTTTCTTAGCAATGTCCGTGGCAGCCGGCACAACCGCCACCGCAACCTCCACATCCGCCACCGCGGAGGGCTTCAATTGCTGGGACAAAAACATCCAGAATATCGCCAAGATCGCTAACACCTTCGTCGTTATCGGTCAGGCCAAAACTCTCTTTTATTGCAGGCACAGTATCTGCTCCATCAACAATGGCTTGTACGATATCTCGAAGGGTGATGTTCTTCGATTTAATAACAACGGTTTCTCCAGGAACTATTCCCCAGTCCATAACTTCTACCTCCTTCAATAGGGCATGGTGGTATTGTAAAGGAAATGGCTGTAAAAATAAACAGAATTATTACCGAGTTATAAATTAATTTTTTAAGGGCTTTTTTCATAAAGTTTTTATCTATTTTATCTCTATAATAAAAAATATTAGTCGTGTGTTTTTTGAAAAAATAAGAAAATGACAAAATGATAATTTGCTATTGACGTAAAAGAAGCGAAAGGCTATTGTATGTTTACAATATGACTTCATCAGGTGAACGGGAAGTTTGGTGAAAAGCCGACGCGGACCCGCCACTGTGAGCTTGACGATGAAACATGAGACCACTGGGTAGGAATTAATGTGCCCGGGAAGGTGTTTCGGAGGAAGAAAGCGAGCCAGGAGACCGGCCTGTTGAAGAGAGGCAAATCCCTGCGAGGATTCAGGACTATTTGTGGAAAAACTTTTCTTTCAAGAGAGGTTTTTTTCCTGTGAGCTTTATGGCTGTCCTCGTTGGGACAGCCATTTTTTGTTAAGGAGGATGGTACATATGAAATGGGCTCACGGGAGACTGACCCAATATGTTAATGAGTTTTCTCGACTTGATTTTGTTGAGAAGACCATTGAAGCTCTCGAGAATAGAAGTGAAATCCTTCCAGAAGTCACAAATATTTCAAAATCGAACGACGAGGTTCAAGCTCTTATAGCAGAATACATCGCTCATATTAATGCATCTCTCAATGTAGAAGGAGATGTTCTAGTCTGTGCAGATTTTCTTGAAAAGACACGTTTATTTGTAGAACGTTTAAAGAAAGGACTCTCACAATCCTCGTTATATGGGGAGAAAAGACTAAGACTTCTTTGGGTAGAGGGATTAACCAATCTTATTTATGCTACACAAGATTGGTTAAAAACAGTGGTGCTTTGTTCGAAAGATGAGACGAAAGAAATATACCTCTCGTATTGCAAGGCTTGTCAGAGATCTATAGTGCGTTTTGAGAAAACAAGGCAAGCTATAACGAAGGAGGCCATAGCATGACTTTGCGTGATCATCCACTCTACCCTCTTTTTTCTCCTCGAAGTGTAACGATTGTGGGAGCTTCAGCAGACCTTGATAGTTTAACTGGCCGGACTCTGAAAGCCATGCAACGCTTTGGGTATAACGGTACAGTTTACCCAGTCAACCCTAAATACGATCGTGTAGGGGGACTGCCTTGCTATCATGATCTCTCTGAAATTTCAGAGGCAACTGATGTTGCTCTTATTAGTATAAAGGCTCAGTTTGTTCCGGCTGCTCTTGAGACGTGCGCAGAAAAAGGGATACATAACGTTATTATTTATTCTTCAGGTTTCGCGGAAACGGGCGATACGTCTTTACAGCAAAGAATGATGGACATCGCTCGGGAAGGCCATATTAGGATCCTTGGCCCCAACTGTCAGGGTCTCCTCAACCTGGCAGCAGGAATCCCCCTCACCTTCTCGGGCGCCCTCTATAACGTTGATCCTCCAACAACGGGTCACGTTGCTTTTATTTCTCAAAGCGGAGCCTTTGGTTTTTCGTCTTTTGGAGTAGGTCTCAACCACGGGGTACGATATCGTTATGTGGTTACTACTGGTAATCAGGCTGATATTGATGCTGTCGAGTGTGCCGGGTATGTTATTCGAGATCCGGAAGTAAGACTTCTCATGATGTATCTCGAAGGAATTGATGACGGGGAGCGTTTTTTACAGGTGGTAAGAGAGGCTCGAGAAAGAGACATTGCTGTTGCTGTTTTAAAAGCGGGACGCTCTCCCTCCGCCCAAAAAGCAGCTCAAAGTCATACAGCAGCTTTGACTGGAGACGAAGCTGTCTGGAAGGCCATATTTAAACAATACGGTGTTATTCCACTGGAAGATATGGACGATATTATCGGTATAGGCCAGCTGTTTGGAGCCTCTCCTCGTACTGACGGCAATCGGGCGGCTATTCTTACTACGTCGGGAGGCGCAGGCATAGTAATGGCCGATAGTCTCAATGATTTGAAAATGAGCGTTCCTGAATTTTCAACAGTAAGTAAAAAGAGTATAGAAGAAGTTATCCCAACTTTTGGGGCGTCGCGTAATCCGGTAGATATGACTGTGCAGATTTCTGAAAAACCGGAGAATTTCCGTCAAGTTCTTAATACGGCTCTCGGTGATCCTGATATTAGCATGGTTGTTACAGCTCTCTCAATGATTGTGGGAGAAGCCGGGAGTGTGATGGCGGAAGAGTTGATCCGAAGTTACGAGAAAACCCCGAAACCTCAAGCCGTAGTATGGATGATTGACGATGAACATGGCGAGACGTTTATTGAACGACTTAAAAATGCTGGGATTCCTGTTTTTCAAAGCTTTAGACAGTGTGCTCGTGCTTTAAAGGCTCTCGTAAATTGGGGACAAAGGCGGAAGTTGCCTTCCCATACGATTGAAATGACGTCTTCTTTGCTTGGATCTTTCCCATTAAAACTGACAGAATATGATGCGAAGCGATTATTAGCACGGTATAACGTTCCTGTAACGCGAGAACATCTTTGTCGGGATATGGAAGAAGCTTTTGATGCCGCTGAAGAGTTAGGTTTTCCCGTTGCTCTTAAAGGAATGGCCGGAGAAATTTTGCATAAGACCGAAGCTGATGTTGTAGCTCTCGATATTCGCTCTTTCGATGAGTTACGTCACGCTCTGAAGAAGACGAGAAAAAATCTTAAAGAACATGTTTCGGGAGAAAAAATCCAGGGCTACCTTGTGCAGGAGATGGTTAAAGGTGGTATGGAATGTATCGTCGGAATGAAGCGAGATCCCGTTTTTGGACCTATTGTTGCGGTAGGCCTTGGAGGCATATACGTCGAAGTTTTAAGTGATGTTTCTCTTCGCCATGCTCCTGTGGATGAGGAAGAAGCACTGAGAATGATTCAAGAATTAAAGGGTTTTGGCTTCCTTTCCGGTGCCAGAGGACAACGTCACAGAGATATTCATGCTTTGTCCAAAATTGTCAGTCAGGTTTCTCGTCTTGCTTGTGTTGAAGAAGACCTTCTTGAACTTGATATCAACCCAGTCTTTGTTATGCCTGAAGGAGAAGGTGCCATTGCTGCTGATGCTCTCGTTATCAGAAATGGAGAAAAGTAGCCGATATAAAGAAAAGTTGTGATGTATAGGAAAATAAAGTATGTTAGACAAGACATTCAGAAGAGTTGAGAGATATTTTTACATATTATTAAGGAGGGACTTCTTACATGAGCGGCATGACACCTTATCTTCAGACGAATCAGCAACGCATTGAACGAGACATTGAACACATAGCTTCCTTAGGTGCTACTGGAACATCTGCAGATGGGCGTACAAGCTTTACGTACAGCCTTCAAGATCTGAAAGTACGAAAATATCTTCTTGATATTTTTGAGGAACTTGGTCTTTCCGTTTTTATTGATGGTGTTGGCAATATCCGAGCTAGATACGCTGGAAGCAATCCAGATGCTTCTGTTGTGATGAGCGGTTCACATGTGGATTCAGTTCGGCGTGGCGGAAAATATGATGGCGTGGTAGGTGTTATCGGTGCTCTTGAAGCGATTCGAGTGATGAAAGAAAACAATATCACTCCAAGTCATCCCATTGAAGTGGTCATTTTTTCAGAAGAAGAAGGCTCTAATTTTGGTTCGTGTTGCGCCGGGAGTAAGGCTATGGTTGGCCGATATACTTTTGATGATTTGAATACTCTTAAAAATCTATCAGGTCAATCTATGTATAATTTAGCTAAAAATGCGGGATATGATCCTGATAATATGTCACGATATGTTCTTAACAAGGGTGAAGTAAAGGCCATGATTGAACTCCATATAGAACAAAGTCCCATGCTTCATTCTGTTTCCATGCCCATCGGTGTTGTAGAAGCTATTGCAGGTCTGAGACAAATCAGAGTTGAAGTTGACGGCGTTCCAAATCATGCAGGTGCTACGCCCATGAATTTCCGTCAAGATGCTCTTCTCGGTGCGGCGCATATGATTAGTGCTGTAGAAGAAGCTGTTCAGACAAAAGGAACCGAATCTACTGTGGGAACTGTAGGATATATGGAGAGTGAACCAAACGTTTCAAATATTATTCCAGGTAAAGTTGTATTTTCAATAGATATTCGTGATGTCTATCAACAGCCAATGAACGATGTCGTGGAAGAAGTACGTAAAAGATTTGATGAAATTGCTCAGAGATATAACCTTACATTTTCTATGACGTTGCTGGGAGAGCAGGAAGCAGTACAGCTTTCTCAGGAAGTAATCAGCTCTATAGAAAAAAGTGCCCAAGCCCTAGGCATTCCGTATAAGAAAATGAATAGTGGTGCAGTTCACGATGCTGTTCTTCTCTGTTCCGTTGCTGAAGTAGGGCTTATTTTTGTCCCGAGCGTAGATGGCCGAAGCCATTGCCCCGAAGAATATACATCCTACGAAGATATTAAGCGGGGAGCAGATCTGTTATTGGCAACATTGCTTGATTTAGCGAAATAAGGTTGAAAGATTCGTATTAAGCCAGCTGTTTTTCATGATGTTGTTTTTTCTCAAAGTCTTCCTGGGCAGACATGATTAAAAGTTGAAGCCGATTGTCATTATTGGTCTTGCTTGTTCCAGGGTCAAGGTCAAGACAAAGCATATCAAGTTTGGGGTAGAGGCGACGTAAAACGCCCTCTACTCCTTTTCCTGTAATATGATTTGCCAGACAGCCAAAGGGTTGAAGGCAAAGAATGTGATTAACTCCTTTTTCAGTCATGTCTATAATTTCTGCAGGCAAAAGCCAGCCTTCACCAGCCTGATTGGCGAGACTTGTCACTCGAGTTACCTTATGAGCAAGGGTTGCAAGGGTTTGTCTCGGTGACGCAAAACGGAAGTCTTTAAAGACATTCTCCACCTTATTTTGGTAGTAGCCAGTAAGATGTTCAATAAAAAGTTCCTTTACTGTACTAAGAAGCCCCGGCTGAATAAGGTACGTTTGCCTATTGAATGCATTATTTTGAAATTTCATAAAGAAAAAAGAAGCTAGCGGAGGAAGCACCGGTTCTATTCTTCTTTCGATAAGTTTATGCACAATATAGTTTTGGGCGTATTCGTTGTAATTTACGAATATTTCTCCTACGATACCAATCGTAGGAACACTCTCTGTCAGTACGGGAAGAGAGTTAAAATGATTTACGGCGTCTCTCAACAGAGTGATTAGGTCATCGAAAGAGCCTTTCTCCCTGAGAATGTTTCCGAGACGATATAAAAATCGAGAATGGAGAGCTTGCGAGCTTCCCTTAACTTCTTCGCGTGGAGCCATAGTCAAGTAGAGCGATGTGAGCATATCTCCCCCTAAAAGGCCGATTAGGAGTCCCTTTGCAGCGTCTTTCTTATTGACCTTAAATCCTGCTGTTTCAAAATCTTCAACGCCAAAAGTCGGTACATTAACATCAGGAAAACCGGCAGCTGACAAGGCCTTTTGCGCTAAGGGAACATAATTGGTCGCGCGGCATTGTCCTCCCGTTTGTGTCATTAGAATAGCTGTTGTTTCAGGGTCGTATTTCTTCTCTATAAACGCTTTTACGACATCGCCAATGAGAATAATAGCTGGATAACACATGTCGTTATGTACAAACTCTAAGCCTATATCAGTTGATTTCTGGTCTTGCGGTGGAAGCACCGAGGCATTTAATCCCAGACTTTCAAAAAGAGGCGGTAGTAACGGAGAATAAAATTCCGAGAACCATGGCACAAGAATTCTTTTATTTTGTAAAGAGTGTGTATCATTATGTGATTCTCCCGCTAACTCATGTATTTCTTGCGTCATTTCTTTTTTCCCAAAATCAAGAATAGATCGAATGCGAATGCGAGCTGCGCCTAAATTAGTGATCTCGTCAATTTTAATAAGGGAATAGTTATATCCTCCAGTTCGCATAATATGTTCCAGTTCATCGGATGTAACGGCATCGACGCCGCAACCAAAGGAAGAAAGATGAAGAAGATCAAGTTTGTTTCTGACTGCTGCTTTTGCTCCGGCGTAAAGCCTATTTGTATAAGCCCATTGCGTAACAACTTGACAATCATCTAAATTCTGGGTGTCCTCTTCCGTGGCAAGAAGATCTGCAGGAATGGCGACAGCTCCAAGATCTGCAATGAGTTGAGGAATACCGTGATTCACAAGAGGGTCAAGATGATATGGACGACATGCTATTGCAAGAATTGGAAGAGACGCAGACCGTGCTTCTTCAAGCGTTTTTTGGGCATTTTCTCGCATTTGTCGCTCATATTCCTGCTGAGCTTTCCGTGCGTTAAGGAAGGCTTTCTCAATACAAGATCTGTTAAGACCAAGCTGCTGTCCATAATTTAAAAGCTGTTTATGAAAAAGAGCAGGATTACGTAAAGAAAAAACAGGTGTGTCGAAAAGGATACCGTATCGTTTTGTCGGATCAAGAGCACTTTTGATCACGTCGCTATAACTACATACAATGGGACAGTTATAGCTATTATTTGCTGTTCGTATCTCTTTTCTTTCGTGGACAATTAGAGGCATAAAAATACGATCAACATTACTCTGAGCCAAAGTAATAATATGACCGTGCGTTAGCTTTGCCGGAAAACAAATATTATCAGACATTACAGACGATGCGCCTAGTTCGTTGATTTTTTCATGTGACTCGGGGGAAAGTACAACCTCAAAGCCACATTCTCTAAAGAAAGTGCACCAGAAAGGATAGAGTTCATAGGTATTAAGCGTTCGTGGAATGCCGACTGTTCCCCGCCTTTTCCCTAAAGGTTTTGTAGGGCGATGGAAGAGCGTTTTAAAGCGGAGTTCGAATAAGTTACCTCCTTGCTTTTTCTTTTCTCCGTTGCTGAAATGTCTCTGACAACGATTGCCTGTATAAAATTTTTGACCCGTCGAAAAGGTTAAGCATGTTACTGCACAAGCGTTTCCACATCCATGGCAGTGAGTTGTTCGACTAGAAGGAGCTTCCCATGCTTCAAGAATATTTAGAATGTTACGCTCTGATGGAAGATTCTTTTTCTGCTGCCATTGCTCCATGGCATAAATAGCTGCTCCCCAGGCACCCATAAGACCGGCTTCGACGGGGCGAATAACCTGCCTGTCAGTTATCTTTTCGAGAGCTCGAAGCACTGCCGGATTCTGGAAGGTGCCACCCTGAACTACTATAAGAGGGCCAAGGTCGTTATAATCTCTCATTTTGAGAACTTTATGGAGCGAATTTCGAATAACAGAGTAGGCCAGTCCCGCCGCAATATCGGCCACGCTTCGACCTTCGTTAAGAGCTTGTTTTACGCTGGAATTCATAAAAACAGTGCAACGTGTTCCTAAGTCGCAAGGATGAGTCGCTTCACAGGCGATTTTTGCAAAACGTTCCATGGTAAGACCTAATGATTCAGCGAAAGTTTGTATAAAGCTGCCACATCCTGATGAGCAGGCTTCGTTTATTTTTATCGTGTCGAGGCGATTATCTTTGATGCCCATGGCTTTCATATCCTGTCCACCAATGTCCAGAATGAAAGAGGCTTGTGGGCAGAGAGTTCGAGCTGCTTTAAAATGAGCCATCGTTTCCACAAGACCATACCCAAGGTCAAGAGCCTTATGTATAAGATCTTCTCCGTAACCTGTGCTGGCTCCTTCTACTATTTTTAAATCGTGTCGTTTTGCAGCTGTAAATTCTCTTTTAAAATGTTGAAGAGCGTCAAGTGTAAGATGGAGAGCGTCTCCTCGGTTAGGTTTATAGTACGAAGCAACAACCTTTTTGTTGCGATCAATGCAGACCAGTTTTGTCGTTGTAGATCCTGAATCAACACCAAGGAAAAGAGGCCCTTCAACTTTCTTTATAGAGATGGAAGGTAAAGCCCATTGATTATGACGGTGAGTCCATTCCAGATATTCATCATTGCTCGAAAAAAGAGGGGGCAAATCTGCTTTATTGGAAGAAATAAGACTTCTTCCTTCTTGAATATGAGAAATAAGTGAGTCTATAGATACAATGCATTCCTTATCGTGAAAAAGCGCGGCGCCAAGTGCCGGTAAAAGTCGAGGATATTTAAGAAATGCTACGTCTTTATTCTCATCTAAGTTAAGCTGTTCTATAAAAGCACGACGTAAAGCAGGAAAAAAGAAAAGGGGGCCTCCTGCGAAAAGTACCTCTCTTTTGACTTCTCTCCCTTTAGAAAGAGATGTGAGAACATGAAGCGCAATGGATTTAAAAACGGAAGCGGCAATATCTTCCGGTTTTGCCCGTTGTGCAAGAAGAGATTGAATATCTGTTTTGGCAAAGACACCACAACGTGACGCGATGGTATAAATAGCTTTTCCTTTGCAAGCCAATGTATTTAAAACATCAAGATTGACTCCAAGAAGAGAAGCTATTTGATCTATAAAAGCTCCTGTCCCCCCAGCACAAGCTCCGTTCATATTCATGTCGGGATTAAGGTTATTGTCAAAAAATATTATTTTCGAATCTTCCCCGCCGAGTTCAATCATAGTTCGGACATGGGGTGTTCGTTTCCTGATATAGCGAGCGGATGCTACTACTTCCTGAACGAAGGGCAAGGCATAACGAGCTGCCAGATTCATTCCAGCGGAACCTGTAATGGCAACGTTGTGTATGCTGTTTTTAAACTTTTGAGTGCACTCGCTTAATATAGATAGAAGAGTGCCAGAAGGATCGGCGTTATGTCGTTCGTATGCAGAAAAAAGCAGCTGCCCTGTAGGACTACAAACAACAACCTTCACAGTAGTAGAGCCGAGATCAATACCAGTAGGAAAAGCACCTTTCACATATATCACCTGCTCGGAACAGCCGCGAATATATAGTTATAATGCGGTTTCTATTATTTTATTGTACCTTTAGCAAGGATATTTGCATGATTGTTTACCGATTATGGCGAGGGAATAAAGATAAAAAACATTAAAAGAGTGGCATTATGCTCTCTTTATTGAATGTAACCTTTACCTTTCGACCTTCTTCCCAATTTTGATCTATTCGGCTGAGTATATCTGCTTCAATTACTTGTTTTTCTACTGCGATGAAATACGTTGTCATGGCTCCTTTAAATTGGTGCCCAACTATAATTCCTTCATATTGGCCATGTTCCTCGGAGAGAGAAATATCCTCTGGGTGAACAGCTATTTTTTTGTTACCTTTTAGAGTGAAGATATTACTTCGCCCTATGAAGTCTGCAACAAAACTATTTTGAGCAGAGGTGTATATTTTTCGAGGGGTATCCACTTGTGTAATAGAACCCTTTTCCATAACAACTACCCGATCTGAAAGGGCTAGAGCTTCTTCTTGATCATGAGTAACGTAGAGAGCTGTAATGCCAAAGTCTTTTTGTATTTGACGTATTTCTCTTCTCATGCGTATTCGAAGTTTTGCGTCGAGGTTGCTTAAGGGTTCATCAAGAAGCAGCACTTTAGGCTGAGTAATGAGAGATCTGGCGAGCGCTACGCGTTGTTGCTCTCCCCCGCTTAATTGGTCGATTGTTTTCGCCGCAGCATTGGGAAGGCCAACTTTTTCTAACATTTCGAGCCCCATTTGAAGAGTTTTTTTACGGGCTATTTTTTTAAATTTCAGGCCGTATGTAACATTTTCGAGAACATCCATATGGGGAAAAAGCGCATAGCTTTGAAACAC of Aminobacterium sp. MB27-C1 contains these proteins:
- a CDS encoding acetate--CoA ligase family protein yields the protein MTLRDHPLYPLFSPRSVTIVGASADLDSLTGRTLKAMQRFGYNGTVYPVNPKYDRVGGLPCYHDLSEISEATDVALISIKAQFVPAALETCAEKGIHNVIIYSSGFAETGDTSLQQRMMDIAREGHIRILGPNCQGLLNLAAGIPLTFSGALYNVDPPTTGHVAFISQSGAFGFSSFGVGLNHGVRYRYVVTTGNQADIDAVECAGYVIRDPEVRLLMMYLEGIDDGERFLQVVREARERDIAVAVLKAGRSPSAQKAAQSHTAALTGDEAVWKAIFKQYGVIPLEDMDDIIGIGQLFGASPRTDGNRAAILTTSGGAGIVMADSLNDLKMSVPEFSTVSKKSIEEVIPTFGASRNPVDMTVQISEKPENFRQVLNTALGDPDISMVVTALSMIVGEAGSVMAEELIRSYEKTPKPQAVVWMIDDEHGETFIERLKNAGIPVFQSFRQCARALKALVNWGQRRKLPSHTIEMTSSLLGSFPLKLTEYDAKRLLARYNVPVTREHLCRDMEEAFDAAEELGFPVALKGMAGEILHKTEADVVALDIRSFDELRHALKKTRKNLKEHVSGEKIQGYLVQEMVKGGMECIVGMKRDPVFGPIVAVGLGGIYVEVLSDVSLRHAPVDEEEALRMIQELKGFGFLSGARGQRHRDIHALSKIVSQVSRLACVEEDLLELDINPVFVMPEGEGAIAADALVIRNGEK
- a CDS encoding M20 family metallo-hydrolase, whose product is MSGMTPYLQTNQQRIERDIEHIASLGATGTSADGRTSFTYSLQDLKVRKYLLDIFEELGLSVFIDGVGNIRARYAGSNPDASVVMSGSHVDSVRRGGKYDGVVGVIGALEAIRVMKENNITPSHPIEVVIFSEEEGSNFGSCCAGSKAMVGRYTFDDLNTLKNLSGQSMYNLAKNAGYDPDNMSRYVLNKGEVKAMIELHIEQSPMLHSVSMPIGVVEAIAGLRQIRVEVDGVPNHAGATPMNFRQDALLGAAHMISAVEEAVQTKGTESTVGTVGYMESEPNVSNIIPGKVVFSIDIRDVYQQPMNDVVEEVRKRFDEIAQRYNLTFSMTLLGEQEAVQLSQEVISSIEKSAQALGIPYKKMNSGAVHDAVLLCSVAEVGLIFVPSVDGRSHCPEEYTSYEDIKRGADLLLATLLDLAK
- a CDS encoding acyl-CoA dehydratase activase-related protein translates to MKGAFPTGIDLGSTTVKVVVCSPTGQLLFSAYERHNADPSGTLLSILSECTQKFKNSIHNVAITGSAGMNLAARYALPFVQEVVASARYIRKRTPHVRTMIELGGEDSKIIFFDNNLNPDMNMNGACAGGTGAFIDQIASLLGVNLDVLNTLACKGKAIYTIASRCGVFAKTDIQSLLAQRAKPEDIAASVFKSIALHVLTSLSKGREVKREVLFAGGPLFFFPALRRAFIEQLNLDENKDVAFLKYPRLLPALGAALFHDKECIVSIDSLISHIQEGRSLISSNKADLPPLFSSNDEYLEWTHRHNQWALPSISIKKVEGPLFLGVDSGSTTTKLVCIDRNKKVVASYYKPNRGDALHLTLDALQHFKREFTAAKRHDLKIVEGASTGYGEDLIHKALDLGYGLVETMAHFKAARTLCPQASFILDIGGQDMKAMGIKDNRLDTIKINEACSSGCGSFIQTFAESLGLTMERFAKIACEATHPCDLGTRCTVFMNSSVKQALNEGRSVADIAAGLAYSVIRNSLHKVLKMRDYNDLGPLIVVQGGTFQNPAVLRALEKITDRQVIRPVEAGLMGAWGAAIYAMEQWQQKKNLPSERNILNILEAWEAPSSRTTHCHGCGNACAVTCLTFSTGQKFYTGNRCQRHFSNGEKKKQGGNLFELRFKTLFHRPTKPLGKRRGTVGIPRTLNTYELYPFWCTFFRECGFEVVLSPESHEKINELGASSVMSDNICFPAKLTHGHIITLAQSNVDRIFMPLIVHERKEIRTANNSYNCPIVCSYSDVIKSALDPTKRYGILFDTPVFSLRNPALFHKQLLNYGQQLGLNRSCIEKAFLNARKAQQEYERQMRENAQKTLEEARSASLPILAIACRPYHLDPLVNHGIPQLIADLGAVAIPADLLATEEDTQNLDDCQVVTQWAYTNRLYAGAKAAVRNKLDLLHLSSFGCGVDAVTSDELEHIMRTGGYNYSLIKIDEITNLGAARIRIRSILDFGKKEMTQEIHELAGESHNDTHSLQNKRILVPWFSEFYSPLLPPLFESLGLNASVLPPQDQKSTDIGLEFVHNDMCYPAIILIGDVVKAFIEKKYDPETTAILMTQTGGQCRATNYVPLAQKALSAAGFPDVNVPTFGVEDFETAGFKVNKKDAAKGLLIGLLGGDMLTSLYLTMAPREEVKGSSQALHSRFLYRLGNILREKGSFDDLITLLRDAVNHFNSLPVLTESVPTIGIVGEIFVNYNEYAQNYIVHKLIERRIEPVLPPLASFFFMKFQNNAFNRQTYLIQPGLLSTVKELFIEHLTGYYQNKVENVFKDFRFASPRQTLATLAHKVTRVTSLANQAGEGWLLPAEIIDMTEKGVNHILCLQPFGCLANHITGKGVEGVLRRLYPKLDMLCLDLDPGTSKTNNDNRLQLLIMSAQEDFEKKQHHEKQLA
- a CDS encoding ABC transporter ATP-binding protein; this encodes MYLQLKQLNKKFGNVRAVIDFSLNVQEGELVSLLGPSGCGKTTTLRMVGGFLQPNRGEIILEGENITSLPPEKRPTATVFQSYALFPHMDVLENVTYGLKFKKIARKKTLQMGLEMLEKVGLPNAAAKTIDQLSGGEQQRVALARSLITQPKVLLLDEPLSNLDAKLRIRMRREIRQIQKDFGITALYVTHDQEEALALSDRVVVMEKGSITQVDTPRKIYTSAQNSFVADFIGRSNIFTLKGNKKIAVHPEDISLSEEHGQYEGIIVGHQFKGAMTTYFIAVEKQVIEADILSRIDQNWEEGRKVKVTFNKESIMPLF
- a CDS encoding cation-translocating P-type ATPase, coding for MVNSENSKKISFSVTGMTCATCARIVERSLKKVDGVVFAGVNLATETAFVVLEKEVPMEKLEEAVKKAGYEVSYEPPEDLDRRRYEEAKRNLVISWGITLPLMVLMFMHMTGFHMPWFPLMEFIGGAVVLFGAGRASMKGAWIALSHLHANMDVLVSLGALAAWLTSLLVLAGVKVASFGAIGAMIIALHVTGRFIESHLRDRASKEIKSLLEIQAREARILDESGKEISVPIEAVKEDFTLIIRPGERIPADGMIIEGATSVDESMITGESIPVHKEVEGEVTGGSLNLTGSIKVKATKVGEDSFLSQMIALIQEAQGAKIPIQAFADRVTNYFVPAVATFALISGFFWYFGIDRFSFILDAASHYLPWVTSVREPLSIAIFGFISTLVIACPCALGLATPMALITGTGAASKKGLVIRNAEAIQTAKEVGVVLMDKTGTITQGSPSVVETNLSNGDLEAVAALEKHSIHPLAKAVAAVTETTLEPRSMEEITGEGVKGVIREDSYFIGKPQDSSKYKEQLSLGRTVVEVRKNNVVVGFIAIEDPLRNDAIRAVERLKELGITPVMVTGDNERTARAVAKRVGIESVYAGVRPDEKLSILRDFQTSGKKVLMVGDGMNDAAALKGADIGVAIGSGTDLAIDSADIVVVRGGISSIADAVDISRQTFTVIRQNLFWAFAYNVIAIPLAMGALLHPAIAETAMAFSSISVILNSMRIRVSK